A DNA window from Paralichthys olivaceus isolate ysfri-2021 chromosome 11, ASM2471397v2, whole genome shotgun sequence contains the following coding sequences:
- the LOC109641875 gene encoding transient receptor potential cation channel subfamily V member 1-like yields the protein MVANTITTSSVPTPPHLCNSTPEQQQQQQQPLIPDEQLVEAKSVTHIEARLTSTHTMEGGRTLERKEPNKEEEEEEEEEEEEKEGSSLDWLMRTEDSKITPMDSNILTSSVDNICSRAFTRERVFEAASQGEAAQLTGLLDYLRLNDQRLTSPEFTDETNGKTALLKALLNLRDGKNDTVEVLLDIAEKTGDLENLVNASYKDLCYKGQTPLHVAIERRSFDHVKLLVQKGADVQAKANGKFFQRKAGLGFYFGELPLSLAACTNQPDIVSFLMENPFRRADLGDKDSQGNTVLHTLVIIADNTTENTDMVARMYDEILVQHNKLEKTDKVKLEAIENNKGLTSLKLAAKLGKIGLFRHILQREFEDEEMRPLCRKFTEWVYGPVRSSLYDITSIDTSEDNSVLEIVVFGSEIPNRPEMLQIEPLRSLLQDKWDRFASKLFLMNFLVYLMYVSIFTSVAYNRKDGQPPFPIENVPADCLRCAGEIFSVLGAVWFLYKAITIFRKNPPNFKALDTDGFSDILFFLQAILILVCTVVYLCGRREYVGLLVLSLALAWINVLYYTRGSKQMGIYNVMMQRMILGDISHFLCVYGVLLFGFSAAIVSLIDDSDPALKNSSVPRGRSFDAETFTCKKPSYNDIRFTTLELFKFTIGMGDLEFTDHVQYKEVFYILLISYIVLTYILLLNMLIAQMGNTVERISKESENIWNLQRASTILDMERTLPRCLRSKLFTGESKMVCLRGKKDECRRFFRVEEMNWRLWRSHLGVIGEEDPGNDMMQPQPHKETPRNLWNLSPLFERIRVRRRQPQNFNFP from the exons ATGGTAGCAAACACCATCACCACCTCCTCTGTGCCGactcctcctcacctctgcaACTCTAcacctgagcagcagcagcagcagcagcagcccctcATACCTGATGAGCAACTTGTGGAAGCAAAGTCAGTGACACACATCGAGGCCCGGCTAACGTCCACACACACGATGGAAGGTGGACGGACACTGGAGAGAAAGGAGccaaacaaagaggaggaggaggaagaggaggaagaggaggaggagaaggaggggagcAGTCTGGACTGGCTCATGAGAACCGAGGACTCAAAGATTACTCCTATGGACTCCAACATCTTAACGTCTAG TGTTGACAACATCTGCAGTAGAGCGTTCACCAGGGAGCGAGTGTTTGAAGCAGCATCTCAGGGGGAAGCGGCTCAACTCACCGGCCTGCTCGACTACCTGCGACTTAATGATCAACGACTTACGAGCCCAGAATTCACAG ATGAAACCAATGGGAAGACGGCGCTCCTGAAAGCTTTGCTGAATCTAAGAGATGGAAAAAATGACACGGTTGAGGTTCTGCTCGACATAGCAGAGAAAACTGGAGATTTAGAAAATTTAGTCAATGCTTCTTACAAAGATCTTTGCTACAAAG GTCAGACGCCGCTGCATGTTGCCATCGAAAGAAGAAGCTTCGACCACGTGAAGCTGCTCGTCCAGAAAGGAGCAGACGTGCAGGCCAAAGCCAACGGGAAGTTTTTCCAGCGTAAAGCAGGactgggcttttattttg GAGAACTTCCACTGTCGCTGGCCGCCTGCACCAACCAGCCCGACATCGTGTCCTTCCTCATGGAGAACCCGTTCAGAAGAGCCGACCTGGGCGACAAGGACTCGCAGGGAAACACCGTCTTGCACACCTTGGTGATCATAGCGGACAACACCACAGAAAACACCGACATGGTTGCGAGGATGTACGACGAGATCCTGgttcaacacaacaaactggagaaaacagacaaagtgaAGCTGGAGGCGATCGAGAACAATAAGGGGTTAACGTCTCTGAAGTTAGCCGCCAAGCTGGGAAAGATTGGG CTGTTCAGACACATTCTGCAGCGGGAGTTTGAGGATGAGGAGATGAGGCCGCTGTGCAGGAAGTTCACAGAATGGGTCTACGGGCCCGTTCGCTCCTCGCTCTACGACATCACTTCCATCGACACCAGCGAAGACAACTCCGTGCTGGAGATCGTCGTCTTTGGGAGTGAAATTCCG AATCGTCCGGAGATGCTCCAGATCGAACCTCTCCGCAGTCTCCTCCAGGATAAATGGGACAGATTTGCTTCTAAACTATTCTTGATGAATTTCTTGGTGTATCTGATGTACGTGTCTATCTTCACCTCCGTGGCCTACAACAGAAAGGACGGACAG CCACCGTTCCCCATCGAGAACGTCCCAGCCGACTGCCTCCGCTGCGCCGGTGAGATCTTCAGTGTCCTCGGAGCCGTGTGGTTTCTCTATAAAGCG ATAACTATTTTCAGGAAGAACCCTCCAAACTTCAAGGCTCTTGACACAGATGGATTCTCTGACATTCTGTT TTTCCTGCAGGCCATTCTTATTCTCGTGTGCACAGTTGTGTACCTCTGTGGGCGGAGGGAGTATGTGGGACTCCTCGTGCTCTCGCTGGCTCTGGCCTGGATCAACGTCCTCTACTACACAAGAGGCTCCAAACAAATGGGGATATACAATGTCATGATGCAAAGA ATGATCCTGGGAGACATCTCACACTTTCTATGTGTCTACGGAGTCTTGCTATTTGGATTTTCTGCAG CCATCGTTTCACTCATCGATGACTCAGATCCAGCTCTTAAAAACAGCTCAGTGCCTCGCGGAAGGAGTTTTGACGCCGAGACGTTTACGTGCAAAAAGCCGAGTTACAACGACATCCGCTTCACAACACTGGAACTGTTCAAGTTCACGATAGGAATGGGAGATCTGGAGTTCACCGACCACGTCCAGTATAAAGAAGTTTTCTACATCCTGCTCATCTCGTACATTGTCCTGACTTACATCCTGCTGCTCAACATGCTCATAGCACAGATGGGCAACACGGTCGAGAGAATCtccaaagaaagtgaaaacatttggaACCTGCAG AGAGCCTCTACAATTTTGGACATGGAGCGAACTTTGCCGAGGTGCCTGAGGAGCAAACTGTTCACCGGAGAGTCGAAGATGGTTTGTCTGAGAGGCAAGAAGGACGAGTGTCGCAGATTTTTCAG
- the LOC109623880 gene encoding V-set and transmembrane domain-containing protein 5 codes for MRRFRLRDVQDVAVCLSITLYICDLAGAISIQSAQRSLTRSVQEDVFFSLDVSCVGIPTIQWNFMSGAVSRTIGTWQPGVYSNITLDYSSRVRPYDNGSMGLSDLRLQDAGYYVVTVTETEGSSKDTGFVLKVNEVLYEDLQYLSVSALALACVAALLMLLMWLLDKAYRRIVAWRSRRQMPENNATELQPL; via the exons ATGAGGCGCTTCAGGCTCCGGGATGTTCAAGATGTCGCTGTGTGTCTCAGCATCACGTTATATATCTGTGACCTAG ccGGAGCCATCTCCATCCAGTCCGCTCAGAGGAGCCTGACCAGGTCGGTGCAGGAGGATGTGTTCTTCTCGCTGGACGTGTCCTGCGTCGGGATCCCCACCATACAATGGAACTTCATGTCAGGGGCGGTGAGCCGCACCATAGGGACATGGCAGCCCGGTGTGTACAGCAACATCACGCTGGATTACAGCAGCCGAGTGCGGCCCTACGACAACGGCTCCATGGGCCTGTCCGACCTGCGGCTGCAGGACGCCGGATACTACGTGGTCACCGTGACAGAGACGGAAGGAAGCAGCAAGGACACCGGGTTTGTCCTGAAGGTGAACG aGGTGCTGTACGAGGATCTTCAGTATTTGTCCGTCTCTGCTTTAGCTCTGGCCTGTGTGGCCGCCCTCCTCATGCTGCTCATGTGGCTGCTGGACAAGGCGTACCGAAGGATTGTGGCATGGAGAAGCAGGAGACAGATGCCAG AAAATAATGCGACGGAGCTGCAGCCTCTCTGA
- the med17 gene encoding mediator of RNA polymerase II transcription subunit 17 → MSGGPAVRVSIESSCEKQVQEVALDGTETYVPPLSMSQNLAKLAQRIDFSQGSDSEEDGVEGEHRDREWGKQEPEEEEGTVKFQPSLWPWDSVRNNLRSALTEMCVLNDVLSVVKEKKYMALDPVSQDPTAGKTPQVFQLISKKKSLATAAQLLVKGAEKLTKSVAENQENRRQRDFNSELLRLRSQWKLRKVGDKILGDLSYRSAGSLFPHHGTFEVIKNTDIDLDKKLPEDYCPLDVQIPSDLEGSAYIKVSIQKQAPDIGDLGTVNLFRRPPKPKAGTQLWHVKLEAAQNVLLCKEIFAQLSREAVQIKSQIPHIVVKNQIISQPFPGLQLSISLCHSTGDKKIHRASPEKPKPDDHLYVLEHNLHQMMREFHKQQLSSVVMPHPASAPFGHKRQRLAGPMAYDKAEIASLQQSEGLLEKIIKQAKHIFLRSRTARTIDSLASRIEDPQIQAHWSNINDVYESSVKVLITSQGYEQICKSIQLQLNIGVEQIRVVHRDGRVVTISHQEQELQDFLLSQMSQHQVHAVQQLAKVMGWHVLSFSNHVGLGPVESIGNASAVTVASPNGEYAISVRNGPESGCKVLVQFPRSQTKELPKSDVIQDGKWSHLRGPNKEVHWSKMEGRNFVYKMELLMAALTSCP, encoded by the exons GGTGTGGAAGGCGAACACAGGGACCGTGAGTGGGGCAAGCAGGAgccagaggaagaagaag GCACAGTGAAGTTTCAGCCATCTCTCTGGCCCTGGGACTCGGTACGGAACAACCTGCGCAGTGCTCTGACAGAGATGTGTGTTCTCAACGATGTGCTCAGCGTGGTGAAGGAAAAGAAGTACATGGCCCTAGACCCGGTGTCTCAGGATCCAACCGCTGGGAAG ACCCCCCAGGTGTTCCAGTTGATCAGTAAAAAGAAATCGTTGGCCACAGCAGCACAGCTCCTCGTGAAGGGAGCAGAGAAACTCACAAAGTCAGTGGCAGAGAACCAGGAaaacaggaggcagagagactTCAACTCTGAGCTGCTGCGACTCCGCTCACAGTGGAAACTACGTAAAGTGGGAGACAAGATCCTGGGAGACCTCAGCTACCGGAGCGCAG GTTCCCTTTTTCCTCATCACGGCACATTTGAGGTGATCAAGAACACAGACATTGATCTGGACAAAAAGCTCCCAGAGGACTACTGCCCCCTCGACGTCCAGATCCCCAGTGATTTGGAGGGTTCTGCTTATATCAAG GTGTCCATCCAGAAACAAGCCCCAGACATTGGTGATCTAGGAACCGTCAACCTGTTCAGGAGACCGCCAAAACCCAAAGCTG GTACCCAGCTGTGGCATGTGAAGCTTGAAGCAGCTCAGAACGTTTTGCTGTGTAAGGAGATCTTCGCCCAGCTGTCCAGGGAAGCCGTGCAGATTAAATCCCAGATCCCTCACATCGTTGTGAAGAATCAGATCATTTCACAACCTTTCCCAG GTCTGCAGCTCTCCATCTCACTGTGCCACTCCACGGGAGATAAGAAGATCCACCGAGCGTCTCCAGAGAAACCAAAACCTGACGACCACCTTTACGTACTGGAACACAATCTGCATCAAATGATGAGAGAG TTCCacaagcagcagctgagctCTGTGGTGATGCCGCATCCTGCGAGCGCCCCCTTCGGCCACAAACGCCAGCGCCTGGCGGGACCGATGGCTTACGACAAAGCTGAAATCGCcagtctgcagcagagtgaGGGTCTGCTGGAGAAAATCATCAAACAGGCCAAACACATCTTCCTACGCAGCAG GACGGCACGGACCATCGACAGCCTGGCCAGCCGGATCGAAGACCCTCAGATCCAGGCTCACTGGTCCAATATCAACGACGTGTACGAGTCCAGCGTCAAGGTGCTCATCACCTCTCAGGGCTACGAGCAGATCTGCAA GTCCAtccagctgcagctgaacatcgGTGTGGAGCAGATCAGAGTCGTGCACAGAGACGGACGTGTCGTCACGATTTCACACCAGGaacaggagctgcaggactTTCTTCTCTCACAG ATGTCGCAGCATCAGGTGCATGCTGTGCAGCAGCTGGCCAAAGTGATGGGCTGGCACGTCCTCAGCTTCAGTAACCACGTCGGCCTGGGACCAGTGGAGAGCATCGGAAACGCCTCCGCCGTCACCGTTGCCTCCCCCAACGGAGAGTACGCCATCTCAG TTCGTAACGGCCCAGAGAGCGGCTGCAAAGTCTTGGTCCAGTTCCCCCGCAGCCAAACCAAAGAGCTGCCGAAGAGCGACGTCATCCAGGACGGCAAGTGGAGCCACCTCCGAGGGCCCAACAAAGAGGTCCACTGGAGCAAGATGGAGGGCCGAAACTTCGTCTACAAGATGGAGCTCCTCATGGCGGCGCTGACGTCCTGCCCTTAG